From the genome of Ziziphus jujuba cultivar Dongzao chromosome 4, ASM3175591v1:
ataaaggtagcTAAACATCACTCATCGATCCCATCATAAAACAAATGGGTGGTTGAATTTTAATTACATGTTTCCATTAATTAAGATGTATTATTAAAgttgcgaaaaaaaaaaataataataaaagacaaaGATGATACGAATTTGCCTATAAAATGAAATGCTTAGAATACGCTCCCTCCAATCAAGAAAGATGGGTTCCATTACAGCAGCTAATAAGAAACCTCATGCCGTATTCATCCCCTACCCAACTCAAAGCCACATAAAAGCATTGCTTAAACTGTCAAAGCTCCTCCACCATAGAGGTTTTCACATAACCTTTGTCAACACCGACTTCAATCACCGCCGTTTCCTTAAATCTCAAGGCCCAAACTCCCTCGATGGCTTGCCGGGTTTTCGATTCGAAGCCATTCCCGATGGCCTGCCGCTATCTGAAGAAGATGCCACCCAGGACATCACTCTTCTTTGTCAATACATTAGAAAAAGATCAATGGTTGCTCCATTTCTTGAACTTCTTACCAAGCTCAATCACAAAGCAACCACTTCCAACATTGATCCGCCAGTGACTTGTATCGTCTCCGACGGCCTCATGCTGTACACCACCGAAGTTTCTGAAAAAATTGGAGTTCCAGACTTGAAGTTCTTTCCTTTCTCTGCTTGTGGTTTCATGGGGTTCAGACACAGTCGCACTCTTATGGAGAAAGGAATTATACCACTCAAAGGTtggttgaattactattttcggttttttgttttatattaagaaggaaaaaaaaaaaaaaaaaaaaaaacccaccctTAAGCTAGTAAGAAGggattattattacatttatatatgtcCGACAGCGTTTTTGACTTCTTTAGGTCGTTACTTGTGTAGAGTACAGaagttatcaaattttgaattctAGACCTTGCAGATCGTTGACTCTAATATATTTTACCAACttcaattactttttttttatttttttatttttttttatcgattatcattatatttatattttctcagcacatatatataatcttgaTTATTGTTGCACATATGCAGATGAAGCCTGTTTAACGAATGGATTTCTGGACACGGTTATCGATTGGATTCCGGGATTCGAAGGCATACGTTTGAAGGATTTTTCATCCTTCATTCGAACAACAAATCCAAATGAAACTCTGCTCGACTACTCTTCCACAACAACCGTGGGACTTGAGAAAGCTTCAGCTCTCATCTTGCATACTTTCGATGCTTTGGAGTCACATGTTCTGAAGGCAGTCTCATCTATGTATCCCCATACCTACGCCATCGGTCCTCTCCAACTTCTTCTCGATCGCATACCGGAAAACTCATCGAAACAAGTCGGATACAGTCTCTGGAAAGAAGACACTGAGTGTCTCAAATGGCTCGACACGAAGCCACCGAACTCGGTCCTTTATGTGAATTTCGGAAGCATAGCCGTGACGACGCCGAAGCAGCTCGTGGAGTTTGGTATGGGGCTTGCGAATAGCAAGCAGAACTTCTTGTGGATAATTAGGCCCGATTTGGTCGCCGGAGAATCTGCCATTTTGCCGGCGGAGTTCGCGGCGGAGACTAAAGAAAGAGGGAAAATAGCAAGCTGGTGTCCACAAGAGCAGGTCCTGAACCATCCTTCGGTTGGAGGGTTTTTGACACACTGTGGCTGGAATTCAATCGTTGAGAGTTTGTCTGCCGGAGTTCCCATGCTGTGTTGGCCATTTTTCGCCGAGCAGCAAACGAATTGCAGATACAGTTGCGTCGAATGGGAGGTTGGCATGGAGATTGATAACGATGTGAAGAGAGATGAAGTTGAAAAGCTTGTGAGAGAGTTAATGGAGGGAGACAAgggtaagaaaatgaaaagcaagGCCATGGAATGGAAGAAACTTGTGGAACATGCTACTAGTCCCAATGGTTCTTCGTCCATAAACTTAGATAGGTTGGTGAACCAAGTGctttcaaagaatcaaaattagaatatatatatatatatatatatatacccttaTAAGTGAAAGAAAGTATATATCTATCTAGCTAATCtgctttctttatatattttaagatgTAATAAATTTGTTCAAATA
Proteins encoded in this window:
- the LOC107416776 gene encoding 7-deoxyloganetin glucosyltransferase, with translation MGSITAANKKPHAVFIPYPTQSHIKALLKLSKLLHHRGFHITFVNTDFNHRRFLKSQGPNSLDGLPGFRFEAIPDGLPLSEEDATQDITLLCQYIRKRSMVAPFLELLTKLNHKATTSNIDPPVTCIVSDGLMLYTTEVSEKIGVPDLKFFPFSACGFMGFRHSRTLMEKGIIPLKDEACLTNGFLDTVIDWIPGFEGIRLKDFSSFIRTTNPNETLLDYSSTTTVGLEKASALILHTFDALESHVLKAVSSMYPHTYAIGPLQLLLDRIPENSSKQVGYSLWKEDTECLKWLDTKPPNSVLYVNFGSIAVTTPKQLVEFGMGLANSKQNFLWIIRPDLVAGESAILPAEFAAETKERGKIASWCPQEQVLNHPSVGGFLTHCGWNSIVESLSAGVPMLCWPFFAEQQTNCRYSCVEWEVGMEIDNDVKRDEVEKLVRELMEGDKGKKMKSKAMEWKKLVEHATSPNGSSSINLDRLVNQVLSKNQN